CATACTGCAATGTGTGCTTTATCACGTATTGGTTACTCAAAATCCTCCTCCCTTGTTCAAATTTCACAATGTTAAAGGTTCCCCCTTGGTTTATATAGAGGATACTTGGTATGGTTTCTCTAACCACCAAATGTTTTAGTGAAATATAcaataataaactaaaaattataatgaaattaatatctaaacgaAATTAATTTAGATTGATTGTAGATTGAGGTAGAGAAATTTCCCTCTTCTTAAAGAGATTTAAGTATTTTGTggtatacaaaatttttaaatgaagTGGTGTAGTAGACCTCATCTTGAATATTCCAACAATATGCATCTTGCTTTAAAAGGAACTGAGTTTCCTCTAATGCATCTTGTTTTCTGGTTTTTTATGAAACTTGGGCGGAGCAATTCATTTTGTTAgtttattttgtaattcaaattttaaatttcatgttTTTCAGCATATCAATTACTCACACGTTAATCtaataagttttttataagTCTTTTTTGaagtagattttaaattttacggCTTTGCTTGTTTTCAcaactattattattttattttatattaaatgacaatttttctaaatttttacattaaaaaaaaaaacagtttaactttttaaaatcttaaaataaaaacaacattaataatatatattttaataatatttaattcaacttttaattttattattcatcttTCTCGTctgaaataaaatatgaaataaagaGACAATCTTTCGAATAGTTAAACAAAATAATGGAGGCGTGACTGGACACGCATTTCTCAAGCATAGGAACAACTGTTGCATATAAATcataaatgtattttctttCACCATGCCAGGAGCTCGAGTAGGCCACCAGAGTCGTCTCCACCATTGCTtatagagaaatatatatatactaggtgagattaacgtgcaaagcacgtttgtctaattttatgaaatgattatttataaaaaataatatatattttataaaaattattgatgtcacttaataatttaaggcatattggagaaaataaaaaaattagttcaaagtatcatataatccaatacatgtttataatatctataattttaacaaagatgtatacgaaaaatttaataaaagtctaacacaaacggtagttcaaaatatgtatcgtttgatgtttgtattataattcatcaatttatgtcatcctgtagacaatcaatagagacaacattgaaattcttattttgctgttggttgagtcgatcagggacaatataaagttaaaacataatctttttataaaatttgtggtataatattttctatatatagcaaatatataaatcataaaatatattttgaaattgttggccgaatttactctttcttgattagctcaagggtcacggcctttgtcacatgcctatcatagcaagcccacgtatggaatatgacttagcggaagctacgtcctactaccatagagaaaaaaaaacactttgattaaacacacttatattatatattatatgagatttttaaatttggaatactcaataatctgagttaatgaaacgtataatacacgtatattatacttaggaattcacgtcttatgcacctaatacacgtgtatatgttaaggagaaagagaaaaatataataactaatatttaattacctattattatataaactattaagtattataattattgagattaataaatcatgtaacaacattgaatgctatctctctcaacatttatgtcttcattttatgtgccaaaccgttaaaataaacggtgttaactttaacggaaaaacaagaaaaaccgttaaaacaagatttttcgtttcatacacactttttatatatagaagatatatatatatatattatgacaaTCTCCACGGTGCTTGCTAAGCTGTAACCAATTTGCTTTTACGTATAAAAGCTTCAttcccacctctctctctctcctctctctctctctctctctctctctctggtacGTAAGGAAAATAAGCGGTGGTTGTAGCAATGGCAGGAGTGGTGGTGGTTTTTGACTTCGACAAGACGATTCTCGACTGCGATAGCGATAACTGGGTTGTGGATGAGTTGGGTATCTCCGAGTTGTTTACCCAACTCCTCCCTTCCTTGCCTTGGAATTCTCTCATGGTTTGTTTTCATTccatgtattttatatatatatatatatatatatatatatatatgtatatattcaactattttttttctccctgCAAATTCGTCATGTTTATAATATCTGTAAAAATGGCTATATTTTCAGGATACGATGATGATGGAGCTTCACTTACGGGGAAAGACGATTGAGGACATTGCAGTGTGTTTGAAACATGCTCCACTGAACCCCAGGATTATCTCTGCAATTAAATCAGCCCATGCTTCTGGGTACATACTTTCCTCGACTCAAATTTCAAACATATACACAGGAGAATTTGATGTAATAGCAATACGTGTTATATATGCTGCAGTAGTTACGAGTTCtctttaaggattttgcatgtgTACGATTTGCAGGTGTGATTTGAGAATACTAAGTGACGCAAATGCCTTTTTCATCGACACTATTTTGAAACATCATGGTTTGATTGAATGTTTCACAGAAATCAACACGAACCCAAGTTTTATTGATGAGGAAGGAAGGCTTAGAATCTTACCATACCATGATTTCAGTTCTCATTCTCATGGCTGCAGTAGTTGTCCTCCCAACATGTGCAAGGTGATATAAATTGTCCTAGATCTATATTTTCAATTTCGATTGCTGCAATGCCAAGATATGTTCCTTTATATTTGCTATTACAACCTAAGTTTCCCAAATCTTTTGGGCTGATAATAATGTATCTTCCAACAGGGTTTAGTGATGGAAAAGATCCGAGCTTCTCTTCCAGctgagggaaagaaaaagatcatCTATCTTGGAGATGGGACTGCAGATTTTTGTGCTGGTTTGAAGCTTGAAGAAGGAGATTTTCTGATGCCAAGGAAGAATTACCCAATCTGGGAGATAATTTGCACCAACCGAAGCCTCATCAAGGCAAAAGTTCATGAGTGGAAAGATGGGGAGGACCTTGAGACTATATTGCTCGATTTAATAAACCCATTTTTCATTGAAGAGAAATACAACGTGAGAAGCAGTACTGATCGAATGGTTGCAGTTGAGTGCAAGTTCCTCACGAGTTCAATCACTGCCCATGAAGCCTTCAGCAATAGTACTCTCCCAGTTCCCCAGTAGTTGCAAAGAATTCTGATTGTTGGCGCAATAAGAACATCAATATCAATTTTTCATGCATCTTTCTGGCTATTACAATGATGTAATCCTACGTCTTCTTGAACAGAAACTGAAATAGAAggcctaaaaataataattatgttaCGAATGTCCAATCCATGTAACTTATACTCCAAAACTTGATATAATTAGAGCTCcattgaaatattataaagagcaataacttATTATTCCTTGTTAGCACAACTGATTACTCTACACCTGTGCACACCAGCTCACGACACCCACAACAGAATGCTCAACAGACTGCCTCACAATACAAATGCACAAAACGTGTAAATGCTACGGAAGAAGAATATAGAAGCATCTAGAATTATTCTGCAAAgattggttttggttttcacTCTATAAATATTGTACAAAGCACCAAGTGTTGTAttgtagtggaaatatgttctGTAATACCTGAGTAAAACAGTTTCAGCCCATTGAGGCATTTCAGCAAATGATTTGTCTTCATCGTGCTCTGCTGTTTCTCAATATGGTATCAGCAGCTATATAGGACCTCTGTCCATTTACGATCCTTCAATGGCTCCCCCACCTCCGTCCCTCACTAATTCCGCTGCCCATCTTCTTACTGTAAAACTTTCTCATGACAACTTTCCACTTTGGAAAGCTCAGATTCTGGCCTTTCTCAAAAGCTATCAATTATATGGCTACGTGGATGGCTCATTTCCCCTTCCTCCTGCCTCCATAGATGACAAACCCAACCCAGCACATAACTCATGGCTTCAACAGGATCAAATGATCATCTTTGCTCTCTATTCTTCCCTCACCGACCCTGTCCTTGCTCAAGTCGTTGATTGCCCCACTTCTCACGACATATGGTCTACTCTAACCAATCTTTATTCGGCTCAATCTACTACCCATCTTATGCAGACACAGTACCAATTAGCAACTCTCAAAAAAGGCTCAGACACGATTTCCACCTATTTTCATAAAGCAAAAGCGTTAGCCTCATCTCTCTCCTCTGCTGGTCACCCTCTTGATCCCCATGAGTTCATCGTCTACCTCTTAGCTAACTTGGGTTCTGACTATGAATCTGTTGTGTCCTCCATCACCACCAGACCTGAACCGTTGTCCTCATCTCAGGTCTATAGTTATCTCCTAAATCATGAGTCGCGTCTTGCCCATCAGACCCAAACCACTCTATCTTCAGCGTCCTTCTCGGCTAATTCCACTCATTTTCGTCCCACTTCAAATTTTTCCAATCAAGGTCGTAGTCATGGTCATGGTCGTGGTCGTAGTCGAGGTGGTTCCCGTACCTTCTCTTCGGGACCTCCCAATTTCTTTTCTACAAATGCTTCAAACAAACCCACTTGTCAAATCTGTACCCGTGTCGGTCATTTTGCATTCCAGTGTTATCATCGCTTCACTCACAATTATCAACCATCCCCACCTTCCTCCCTTACAGCTCACTATACTTCGGTTCCTGCTTCTTCATCACCTTCCAATTTATGGTTCCCTGACACTGCTGCTACGAATCATTTTACATCTGATTTTTCCAATTTAAATTTGGAATCTACATCATATGCTGGACCTGATCAAGTCTCTATTGGTGATGGGTCTTCTCTTCCTATATAGCACACCGGCACTGGCCTTCTTCCAACACCCACTGACAAATTGCTACTTCGTCATTTAATTCATGTCTCATCTAtttctaaaaatttattatctgtTCGTCAATTTTGTCTTGATAATTCTGTTTTCTTTGAGTTTAATTCTTCTggttttcttgtgaaggatttaCGTTCCCAGGAAGTACTTTTTCAGGGCCCCGTTAAGAATGACTTGTACATGCTTCCATCCCATGATGATGTCATTTCCGATTTACTAGTTCCATACAACATCAAGCCTTTATTGGTGAACGAACAACTCCTCAAATTTGGCATTCCCGCTTAGGCCACCCATCTTCCCGTGTTACATCTTTTACCATTCGCCAAAATAATCTCCCCACAACctctttatcacattttactccTTGTAATGCTTGTCTTCAAGCAAAATCCCACACTCTCCCTCATCCACCTTCTCCTTCTACATCAACTCAtgcttttcaacttttatttctaGATGTTTGGGGACCGGCGCCTGTACTATCCTCTAATGGCTTTAAATTTTGCTTTTCCATTGTAGATGATTTTACTAAATATATTTGGTATTTTCCTTTACATGCTAAATCTGAAGTATCTACTATTTTCTTAGTCTTTCTTAAATTTGTGCAAAATACTTTCTCTCAAAATATCATTGCCATTCAAACTGATTGGGGTGGAGAATTTCGCCCCTTTTCTTCTCTCCTTCTCAGTCTTGGTATTTCTCATCGCATTACTTGTCCTTATTCTCACGCTCAAAATGGTAGCATAGAGCAACGTCATCGTCATATTGTCAAAACTGGGCTTTCTTCTAGCCCATTCCTCGGCTCCATCTAAATTTTGGGCTGAGGTCTTTCAAACCGCTACCTTTTTAATAAATAGGATGCCTACTCCTATCTTACAAAATATTTCtccttttcaacttttatttcgtCAACAACcggattataaatttttacgaATTTTTGGATGTGCTTGTTGGCCTAATCTTCGCCCTTTTAATCGTTACAAAATGGATATGCGTTCTCAACTTTGTGTTTTTATTGGGTACAATTTAAATCATAAGggttataattatttacatataCCTACGGGTAGAATTTATGTTTCCCGTGATGTTCGCTTTAATGAAACTAGATTTCCTTTCTCTGCCTCTACTCATTTCGTAACCAATTCTACTTCCTCATCTCAGCCCACAAGCCTTTCTTCTCCTTTACTCTCTAGTCGGCCCATTTCTCCTGCGTTTGGTACGTGCCCTTCCCCTCTCATCTCCTCTGCTTCACGTGCTGCTCATAATTCCTCTCCAGACCACTCTATTTCTTCGGCCCACTCCCCTTCTATTTCTTCGGTCCAGTCCCCTTCATTTTCTCCGGCCCACTCCCCCTTTATTCCTTCGGCCCAACCTAGTTCACTTTCTTCAACCCTACCTGATTCTCATCTACCGAATGTTTCCCCTGCCTCCTTACCTCCTGCGCCATCCTCACCAAACCCCAGCTTACCCTCATCACAGCCGACCTCTACCTCTCATCCAATGATTACCAGATCAAAGACCCACAGCTCCCGTCCTCTTCATCGCACGGATGGCACCTTGCCATGGCCTTCTCCCAAACCGTCGGCCTCCTTAACCGAATCTCCTACCATTCCTGAAGAACCAACTTCGTATACCGTTGCATCCCAATATCCGGCCTGGCGTGATGCTATGGCCACTGAATTCGAAGCCCTCTTACGAAACCACACCTGGGATTTGGTTCTTCCCTCTCCCAATCTCAATATTCTTGGATCTAAGTGAGTTCTTAAAACCAAAAGACATGCTGATGGAACTCTAGAACGTCGAAAAGCTCGACTTGTTGCTAAAGGGTTCCACCAGCAAGTCGACTTCGATTATTCTGAGAcattttctcctgttttaaacCGGTCACTATACGTCTAATTCTCTCTCTTGCAGTAACTCGAAAATGGCTTCTTCATCAACTAGATGTGCAGAATGTGTTCTTACATGGGGGATCTAGAGGAGGATGTTTTCATGCATCAACCAGCTGGGTTTGTAAATCCTGAATTTCCTCAATTTATTTGTAAACTACGAAAATcaatatatggtttgaaacaagccCCTAGGGCTTGGTTTGCTAAACTGAGTTCACGTCTGTTGGATTTAGGATTTCATGCTTCTACATCTGATTCCTCTTTGTTCATTCTTTCCAATGCATCTGCCTCTGTTTATGTATTAGTCTATGTAGACGATATTGTTGTTACAGCCTCTAATTCTTCTCTGATTAATGATTTTATACTTGCTTTGCGTCAATCTTTTCCTGTTAAAGATCTTGGcactctttattattttttaggaatTCAAGTTTGTAGAAATTCCTCTGGTTTATTTCTCTCTCAACATCGTTATATTTCTAATCTACTTCACAGAACCAATATGCATCAGTCTAAAACTATGACCACTCCGATGGCTTCTTCCACTAAACTCACTGCTATTGATGGACCCTCATTTGAGGATCCTCAACTTTATTGGAGTATAGTGGGCAGCCTTCAATATCTCTCTTTTACCCGCCCTGACATCTCGTTTGTTGTTAACAAAGTATGTCAATTCATGCATTGTCCTCGTCTCCCTCATTGGCAAGCTGTTAAACGCATCCTCCGCTATCTTCGCCTCACCCCTTCTTTTGGATTACACCTATCACCAacttcttcttttcaaataaCTGCCTTTTCAGATGCGGATTGGGCTGGTTGCCCTGATGATCGTAAATCTACTGgggtttttgcatttattttggttctCATTTAGTTTCTTGGGGTTCAAAGAAACAACCCACTGTTGCAAGGTcctcaactgaggctgaatacaaaTCAGTGGCCAACACGACTTACGAAATACTTTGGCTACAATCTTTGTTAACTGAATTAGGAATTGGTCTTACTGATATTCCGactttattttgtgataatcttgGTGCTACTTACTTATCTGTTAATCTTGTTATGCACTCACGAATTAAACATGTTGACTTGGACTATCATTTTGTCCGTGACCGTGTTGCTGCCAAATCACTTGTCGTCAAGTTTcttcaaagcaaagatcaaattGCGGATATTCTTACAAAGCCACTCTCCTCGGCTCGTTTCTCTCTTTTACGATCAAGTATCACTCTCAAAGAGGTGCCCCTTGCATCGCGGGGGATGTTAGCACAACTGATTACTCTACACCTGTGCACACCAGCTCACGGCACCCACAACAAAATGCTCAACAGACTGCCTCACAATACAAATGCACAAAACATGTAAATGCTACGGAAAAAGAATATAGAAGCATCTAGAATTATTCTACAAAgattggttttggttttcacTCTATAAATACTGTACAAAGCACCGAGTGCTGTATTGTAGTGGAAATATATTCTGTAATACCTGAGTAAAACAGTTTCAACCCATTGAGGCATTTCAGCAAATGATTTGTCTTCATCGTGCTTAGCTATTTCTCAATATTCCTAAACAATGAGAGATCTTACACGTCATCTACCATTTATCACATATCGTTGAAATAGGTTTTAATACCATTTAtaacatcataaaaaaatagcaaaccACGTAGttatactccaaaatgaatAGTTATTGATACAATTAAagtttcattaaaatattataaaaaataaaacttctcatttataaataatatgggACCATACACCACTTATTACCTTTATCGTGTATCACAACTTCATACTTCTTGGACCCACGTGATGTGAATATGGTCGATAAAAGCAGAAACCACTCCTTAATAGTCCACTCATCTATTGCTTTCGAATTTAATCGCCAAAAAAGGTCCTAATCATTGTTTATGCATCTACAGAAAGCTTTTTACTAACT
This is a stretch of genomic DNA from Carya illinoinensis cultivar Pawnee chromosome 15, C.illinoinensisPawnee_v1, whole genome shotgun sequence. It encodes these proteins:
- the LOC122297379 gene encoding inorganic pyrophosphatase 2-like, coding for MAGVVVVFDFDKTILDCDSDNWVVDELGISELFTQLLPSLPWNSLMDTMMMELHLRGKTIEDIAVCLKHAPLNPRIISAIKSAHASGCDLRILSDANAFFIDTILKHHGLIECFTEINTNPSFIDEEGRLRILPYHDFSSHSHGCSSCPPNMCKGLVMEKIRASLPAEGKKKIIYLGDGTADFCAGLKLEEGDFLMPRKNYPIWEIICTNRSLIKAKVHEWKDGEDLETILLDLINPFFIEEKYNVRSSTDRMVAVECKFLTSSITAHEAFSNSTLPVPQ